The segment TCATTTCATTTTCCATAGCGTTTTGAATGTCTTTCAGCTTGTCATCCAAAAGGGCATGAATGTTTCGTCCTACCGGACACTGTGGACTTGGATTCTCATGGAACCGGAACAAGTTCCCGCCCTCTACAGGCTCTATGGCCTGATATACATCATAGAAGGATATATCCGACAGCGCTCTTGTTGGCGAAATTCCACCGGTTCCTCTTGCTACTGTTATAAGCCCTGCACTTTGCAGCTGCGTGAGTATTTTTCGAATGATAACCGGATTCGTTCCTATGCTTCTTGCAAGAAAATCACTCGTAACCTTATATTCATCCTTAAACGTATCCACACATGTGAAGATATGCAAAGCT is part of the Galactobacillus timonensis genome and harbors:
- a CDS encoding Rrf2 family transcriptional regulator codes for the protein MQISSRFTVALHIFTCVDTFKDEYKVTSDFLARSIGTNPVIIRKILTQLQSAGLITVARGTGGISPTRALSDISFYDVYQAIEPVEGGNLFRFHENPSPQCPVGRNIHALLDDKLKDIQNAMENEMKKYTIADLRTGLQDILAKEA